In Microcoleus sp. bin38.metabat.b11b12b14.051, a single genomic region encodes these proteins:
- a CDS encoding adenylate/guanylate cyclase domain-containing protein: protein MANLRSTVIVKTDICGYTARVKKLSQSDLSSLLNEHKNFISNISTRNEGSLIKGEGDSFWLIFPSVTAAAVAALEMQQELRSQQSSKSNDERLAIRVSITLGDVLHQDKDIFGDTVNLTARIESVTPPDEIYLSQAAWLALNKAEVQTSFVNEFSLKGMSEPEKVYKVDQSYKTRIVENQAIIKADLRGFIAYQESNSIKDVEYLLTNFDTFEKTICEEYGGTIRSIVGDSHLLTFPEAHSALAAMESLCENWKLFIHGNQIPCGLSVGVAKGNLYIFRSCTYGKDINIADRLEDLSKIVSPGSEKNSVIVSDQIKREVSGSKWEYKLIKIDRNVILDNLLDYSQFDFFKENDVYRCLVV from the coding sequence ATGGCTAATTTGCGTTCTACTGTGATCGTAAAAACAGATATTTGCGGGTATACCGCCAGAGTTAAAAAGTTATCTCAGTCGGACTTAAGTAGTTTGTTAAACGAACATAAAAATTTTATTTCAAATATTAGCACCCGAAATGAAGGTAGCCTGATCAAAGGCGAAGGTGATTCGTTTTGGCTGATTTTTCCCAGCGTCACAGCAGCGGCGGTGGCTGCCTTAGAAATGCAGCAAGAATTGCGATCGCAACAATCTAGTAAATCCAACGACGAACGATTGGCTATTCGCGTGTCGATTACCTTAGGAGATGTCTTGCATCAAGATAAAGATATCTTTGGCGATACGGTGAATTTAACAGCGCGGATTGAATCAGTAACTCCACCGGATGAAATATATTTGTCCCAAGCCGCATGGCTGGCGCTAAACAAAGCAGAAGTGCAAACATCTTTTGTCAATGAGTTTTCTCTGAAAGGGATGAGCGAGCCTGAAAAAGTATACAAAGTTGACCAAAGTTACAAAACCAGAATCGTAGAAAATCAAGCAATAATTAAAGCTGACTTGAGAGGTTTTATTGCCTATCAAGAATCTAATTCTATCAAAGATGTTGAATATTTGCTCACGAATTTCGATACTTTTGAAAAAACAATTTGTGAAGAATACGGCGGCACAATTCGGAGTATTGTTGGCGATTCGCATTTGTTGACTTTCCCGGAAGCTCACTCAGCTTTAGCTGCAATGGAAAGTTTGTGCGAAAATTGGAAACTTTTTATTCACGGCAATCAAATACCTTGCGGCTTGTCTGTGGGAGTTGCTAAAGGAAATTTGTATATATTTCGCTCTTGTACTTACGGCAAAGATATTAACATCGCTGACAGGCTGGAAGATTTAAGCAAAATCGTATCTCCGGGTAGTGAAAAAAATTCTGTGATTGTTTCCGATCAAATAAAACGCGAAGTCAGCGGATCGAAGTGGGAATACAAACTGATCAAAATCGATAGAAATGTGATTTTAGATAATCTTTTAGATTACAGTCAGTTTGACTTCTTTAAGGAAAATGATGTTTATCGGTGTTTGGTCGTATGA
- a CDS encoding hemolysin family protein, whose protein sequence is MSLLGARVQEIADLPAMTWTEVLSRLLSVLLLIAINAFFVAAEFSMVTVRRSRINQLVEAGDVPAITVQSLIQSIERLLSTMQLGITLSSLALGWIGEDTIAVLVRMSIGYLPLPIYIKEAIAHSLGISIVTFFLLAYLQIVLGEILPKSVALLYSEQLARSLGPPSLLISRLFNPFVSFLNQSTRSLLQLAGLEYDLRHRPVTSEELQLIIATSSESSGLEAEKRELLNNVFEFGEVWVEAVMVPRPSIIALPKTATFQTLLDEMAISNHSRYPVTGDSLDDIIGIIGFKQLAQPLAEGLLSADTPIVTWISAVRFVPEMMLLGELLPLMQSSSEEIAIVVDEFGGISGLVTLRDLIAEIIGRTYQSSDNKEIALQVLDDRTFLVQAQLNVDDVNQILSLDLPVTDEYQTIGGFLSYQLQRMPAVGEVWRCENAELTVVSACGPRLDQIQIQLLDGAAGDILGEIVAAGGEVVAKGRSNSGLRDVANFSS, encoded by the coding sequence GTGTCACTTTTAGGCGCCAGAGTTCAGGAGATAGCTGATTTACCCGCGATGACTTGGACAGAGGTGCTGTCGCGGTTGCTGTCAGTGCTGCTGCTGATTGCGATCAATGCTTTTTTTGTGGCGGCGGAGTTTTCGATGGTGACGGTACGCCGATCGCGCATCAATCAGTTAGTAGAAGCCGGCGATGTTCCGGCTATAACTGTTCAATCTTTGATACAAAGTATCGAGCGCTTGCTCTCGACAATGCAGTTGGGCATCACTCTATCTAGTTTAGCTCTCGGCTGGATTGGAGAAGATACGATCGCCGTGCTAGTCCGAATGTCTATCGGCTATTTACCGCTGCCAATTTACATCAAAGAGGCGATCGCCCATTCTTTGGGCATATCAATAGTAACTTTTTTCCTGCTAGCTTATCTGCAAATCGTACTCGGGGAAATCCTGCCAAAATCTGTAGCATTACTTTATTCCGAACAGCTAGCCAGAAGTTTAGGGCCTCCGAGTTTATTGATTTCCCGTTTGTTCAATCCCTTTGTGTCGTTTCTCAATCAATCCACTCGATCGCTATTGCAGCTTGCGGGACTCGAATACGACCTCAGGCATCGGCCGGTGACTTCCGAAGAACTGCAATTAATCATAGCTACTTCCAGCGAATCAAGCGGCTTGGAAGCAGAAAAGCGAGAATTGCTCAACAACGTGTTTGAATTTGGGGAAGTGTGGGTAGAAGCAGTGATGGTGCCCAGGCCGAGCATTATCGCACTTCCGAAGACGGCCACTTTTCAAACTTTGCTCGACGAAATGGCGATTTCCAACCATTCCCGCTATCCAGTTACGGGAGATTCATTAGACGATATTATCGGGATTATTGGCTTTAAACAACTGGCGCAACCCTTAGCTGAAGGTTTGCTATCTGCCGACACGCCGATCGTAACTTGGATTAGTGCGGTGAGATTTGTGCCGGAAATGATGCTGCTGGGGGAATTATTGCCTTTGATGCAGAGTTCGTCGGAAGAAATTGCGATCGTTGTTGATGAATTTGGCGGCATTTCCGGATTGGTGACGCTAAGGGATTTGATCGCGGAAATTATCGGCCGCACTTACCAGTCGTCGGACAACAAAGAAATTGCTTTGCAAGTATTGGACGATCGCACTTTTTTAGTGCAAGCGCAGTTAAATGTCGATGATGTGAATCAAATATTGAGTTTGGATTTGCCGGTAACTGACGAATATCAGACAATCGGAGGTTTTTTGAGCTATCAGTTGCAAAGAATGCCGGCTGTCGGGGAAGTTTGGCGCTGCGAAAATGCGGAACTTACGGTGGTTTCTGCGTGCGGGCCGCGCTTGGATCAAATTCAAATTCAGTTGCTGGATGGGGCGGCGGGCGATATTTTGGGTGAAATTGTAGCTGCGGGCGGGGAAGTTGTGGCGAAAGGGCGATCGAATAGCGGGTTGAGAGATGTGGCGAATTTTTCTAGTTAA
- a CDS encoding class I SAM-dependent methyltransferase, which yields MQKYTNCPVCNSNKISFRYTAGTARQPKQPPKWSTYGCEDCGLVFVNPRPTWDELGDYYPEGWQCYNTHSPDEENEIKQAKELNEYRHIPIPVGKRLLDVGCGGGSIMQVFKKLGVEVAGVEPSSSAAAAGREAGVDIFTGTVEEYIAAKGTGEKFDVILCSHVLGSTPFPVETLDCMRQLLAPNGYIWVAVPNADSPYARKLGWRWHSTDYPYNLIGYTPKTLGLAGEKAGLAIQRNYTYSLPDALRYSMCLWQRYKWFVPHKASRLFLSDDRVEQWAKELDSRDEGEAILMEFCHAPTQV from the coding sequence ATGCAAAAATATACAAATTGCCCAGTTTGCAACTCCAACAAAATCAGCTTCCGGTACACAGCAGGAACAGCACGCCAACCGAAACAACCTCCTAAATGGTCAACTTACGGATGCGAAGATTGTGGCTTAGTATTCGTAAATCCGCGCCCGACATGGGATGAACTCGGCGATTATTACCCTGAAGGCTGGCAGTGCTACAACACTCACTCGCCAGACGAAGAAAACGAAATAAAACAAGCCAAAGAACTTAATGAATACCGACACATTCCTATCCCTGTAGGCAAGCGGCTGTTAGACGTGGGATGCGGCGGAGGTTCCATTATGCAAGTCTTCAAAAAACTCGGAGTTGAGGTAGCAGGAGTTGAACCAAGCAGCTCAGCCGCAGCCGCAGGCCGCGAAGCCGGTGTCGATATTTTTACGGGCACTGTAGAAGAATACATTGCAGCAAAAGGTACTGGCGAAAAGTTTGACGTTATCCTCTGCTCCCACGTTTTGGGCTCGACCCCTTTCCCAGTAGAAACACTCGACTGCATGAGGCAATTGCTGGCTCCTAACGGTTACATTTGGGTGGCTGTACCTAATGCTGACTCCCCCTACGCGCGGAAACTGGGCTGGCGCTGGCACAGCACCGATTATCCTTACAATTTGATCGGTTATACCCCAAAAACCTTGGGTTTAGCGGGCGAAAAGGCAGGTTTAGCAATTCAGCGCAATTACACCTACTCTTTGCCGGATGCCCTTCGTTACTCTATGTGTTTGTGGCAGCGGTATAAATGGTTTGTACCGCATAAAGCCAGTCGCTTGTTCCTTTCAGACGATCGTGTTGAGCAGTGGGCGAAGGAATTGGACTCTCGCGACGAAGGGGAAGCAATCTTAATGGAGTTCTGTCACGCTCCAACCCAGGTTTAA
- a CDS encoding cytosine deaminase, which yields MLPSTSDYLLKNARVPLSLLEHKSIAQSASSVTAAAGTQIDFCMVDLEIVAGAIAQIIPASQEDLFPIVDKPIVDLCNGLVLPCFVDMHTHLDKGHIWERSPNPDGTFASAINAVRADAQKHWNAEDVYRRMQFGLKCSYAHGTKAIRTHIDAAGEQGTVSLAVFAALQAEWRDRLILQAVSLVSLDYFLTPAGEKLADKIAEIGGILGGVAYMNSDLDKQLDRVFSLAQERGLNLDFHTDETDDPKSTTLREVAKTAIRHEFSGQIICGHCCSLAVQPPELVTETLTLVNEANIGIVSLPMCNLYLQDRQSGRTPRWRGVTLLHELKAAAIPVAVASDNCRDPFYGFGDHDVLEVLNMAARIAHLDRPWEDWPRTVTETPADLMGLPNLGRIKVGLPADLILFKARNFSELLSRSQRDRTVVRQGKEIDTTLPDYRELDDLLQEDSAVETASIQTKPADAG from the coding sequence ATGTTGCCAAGTACATCTGACTATTTGCTGAAAAATGCTCGCGTGCCGCTGTCTCTGCTAGAGCATAAATCGATCGCCCAATCAGCTTCGAGTGTCACCGCGGCGGCGGGGACACAGATTGATTTTTGTATGGTGGATCTGGAAATTGTCGCCGGCGCGATCGCCCAAATTATTCCGGCTAGTCAAGAAGATTTATTCCCAATTGTAGATAAGCCGATTGTGGATTTGTGCAATGGCTTAGTTTTGCCGTGTTTTGTAGATATGCACACCCATTTAGACAAAGGACACATTTGGGAACGATCGCCCAATCCCGATGGAACTTTTGCTAGCGCGATCAACGCAGTGCGTGCTGATGCCCAAAAACACTGGAATGCAGAGGATGTTTACCGGCGGATGCAGTTCGGACTCAAGTGCAGCTACGCCCACGGAACCAAAGCCATCCGGACTCACATCGACGCAGCCGGCGAACAGGGAACCGTTAGTTTAGCAGTATTTGCAGCCCTGCAAGCCGAATGGCGCGATCGGCTAATCTTGCAAGCAGTTTCCCTAGTTTCCCTCGACTATTTTCTCACACCCGCCGGCGAAAAATTAGCCGACAAAATTGCCGAAATCGGTGGCATTCTCGGCGGCGTCGCTTACATGAATTCGGATTTAGACAAACAACTCGATCGAGTATTTAGCCTAGCGCAAGAACGCGGTTTAAACCTCGACTTCCACACCGACGAAACCGACGATCCAAAATCAACAACACTGCGGGAAGTAGCAAAAACGGCTATTCGCCATGAATTTAGCGGTCAAATAATCTGCGGACATTGCTGTAGTTTAGCCGTACAACCGCCAGAATTAGTAACAGAAACTTTGACATTAGTCAACGAAGCAAATATTGGCATTGTCAGCTTACCGATGTGCAACCTTTATCTGCAAGACAGACAATCGGGGCGTACACCGCGCTGGCGGGGAGTGACATTGCTGCACGAACTCAAAGCAGCAGCAATTCCCGTCGCAGTTGCTAGCGACAATTGTCGCGATCCGTTTTACGGATTTGGCGATCACGATGTTTTGGAAGTCTTGAATATGGCAGCCCGCATCGCCCATTTAGATCGACCTTGGGAAGATTGGCCGCGCACAGTCACAGAGACACCAGCAGACTTAATGGGATTGCCGAATTTGGGACGAATAAAAGTTGGTTTACCAGCAGATTTGATTTTGTTTAAAGCGCGGAATTTCAGCGAACTGTTATCTAGGTCGCAGCGCGATCGCACAGTTGTGCGGCAAGGTAAAGAAATTGATACAACTTTGCCCGATTACCGCGAACTAGATGATTTGTTGCAGGAAGACTCGGCGGTTGAAACCGCGTCTATACAAACAAAACCCGCCGACGCGGGTTGA
- the pyrR gene encoding bifunctional pyr operon transcriptional regulator/uracil phosphoribosyltransferase PyrR gives MTKIIEILSPDEVRRTLTRVASQIVEKSGEPSQLVLLGIHTRGVPLAQMLAAQIEVLEQVKVCVGALDITFYRDDLDRVAMRTPAKTEIPFDLTGKTVVLVDDVIYKGRTIRAALNAVNDYGRPEKIWLAVLLDRGHREVPIQPDFTGKQLPTAKEEQVKVYVQEIDGRDGVELIKP, from the coding sequence ATGACTAAAATCATCGAAATTTTATCCCCGGATGAAGTGAGGCGCACTCTCACCCGCGTCGCTTCCCAGATTGTCGAAAAATCAGGAGAGCCGTCGCAGTTAGTGCTGTTGGGAATTCATACTAGAGGAGTGCCATTGGCTCAAATGTTAGCAGCGCAAATTGAAGTTCTCGAACAAGTCAAAGTCTGCGTGGGCGCTTTGGATATTACGTTTTATCGAGATGACTTGGATCGAGTGGCGATGCGGACGCCGGCGAAAACAGAAATTCCCTTCGATTTGACCGGCAAAACAGTAGTGTTGGTAGATGACGTTATCTATAAAGGCAGAACGATTCGAGCGGCTTTGAATGCGGTAAACGATTACGGGCGGCCCGAAAAAATTTGGTTGGCCGTATTGCTCGATCGCGGCCACCGAGAAGTACCGATTCAACCGGATTTTACGGGTAAACAGTTACCGACTGCAAAGGAAGAACAAGTTAAGGTGTACGTTCAAGAAATCGACGGGCGCGACGGAGTGGAATTGATTAAGCCTTGA
- a CDS encoding diguanylate cyclase — MTELANRRLIQTHFAQFVGDQRQFGIILIDIDGFIYFNDRYGHIEGDEKLKQIAKLICQNLPDGIDVFRAGGEEFIIIANLKMAEVVL; from the coding sequence TTGACAGAATTGGCTAATCGAAGACTAATACAAACTCATTTTGCTCAATTCGTTGGCGACCAAAGGCAATTTGGGATAATTTTGATAGATATAGATGGATTTATATATTTTAACGATCGCTACGGTCATATTGAAGGCGATGAAAAATTGAAACAGATTGCTAAGTTGATTTGCCAAAATTTACCGGATGGTATTGATGTCTTTCGAGCAGGTGGAGAGGAATTTATTATTATTGCTAATTTAAAGATGGCAGAAGTTGTCTTATAG
- a CDS encoding GTP cyclohydrolase II — translation MSKPKHIVLTSHPGRSGTKPLPIYWGEIDPLKRGPVIGSLSKSSHRNAIGTHSGSYSVYRALAVASGALQADHRPDFTNTSPAALIGPHPSWGDRNLIVSLDPFGGLVSEIYTSFFQQGYDIRPTIAVTKAHINMPELQEAIAKGRVQIDGKIVKEGGNLAVTKIAIDPVWYLPGIARRIGAQESVLRRVLFEQTGGMFSDLVTRPDLHVFLPPIGGTTVYIIGDVANISDPQKQLAVRVHDECNGSDVFSSDICTCRPYLVHGIEICIQTAQSGGSGVIVYFRKEGRALGEVTKFLVYNARKRQEGGDRADAYFTRTECVAGVQDMRFQELMPDVLHWLGISRIDSLVSMSDMKYNAIINSGIQVVDRIPIPEDWIPADAQVEIVAKKAAGYYTPDPVPDATILAEAIGRDLGD, via the coding sequence GTGTCAAAACCCAAGCATATAGTTTTAACATCCCATCCCGGCAGATCTGGCACAAAACCTCTTCCCATTTACTGGGGAGAAATCGATCCCCTGAAACGAGGGCCTGTGATTGGCAGCCTCAGCAAATCCTCTCACCGGAATGCGATCGGCACTCATTCGGGTTCTTACTCTGTTTATCGAGCGCTAGCAGTGGCTTCTGGCGCGCTCCAAGCGGATCACCGCCCGGATTTTACTAACACGTCTCCGGCTGCACTCATCGGCCCGCATCCGAGTTGGGGCGATCGCAATTTGATTGTTTCTCTCGATCCCTTTGGGGGTTTGGTTAGCGAAATTTATACTTCATTTTTTCAGCAGGGATACGATATTCGACCGACAATCGCTGTTACGAAAGCTCACATTAATATGCCGGAATTGCAAGAGGCAATTGCTAAGGGACGGGTGCAAATTGATGGCAAAATAGTCAAAGAAGGTGGCAATTTAGCAGTCACTAAAATTGCGATCGATCCGGTGTGGTATTTGCCGGGAATTGCTCGGCGGATCGGAGCCCAAGAAAGCGTTCTCCGCCGTGTATTGTTCGAGCAAACAGGCGGTATGTTCTCGGATTTAGTGACGAGGCCTGATTTGCACGTTTTCTTGCCGCCCATTGGCGGAACTACAGTTTATATTATTGGCGATGTTGCGAATATTTCTGACCCCCAGAAGCAGTTGGCGGTACGGGTACACGATGAATGCAACGGTTCTGATGTGTTTAGTTCGGATATTTGCACTTGCCGCCCTTATTTGGTACACGGGATTGAAATTTGCATCCAAACTGCACAATCCGGCGGCTCTGGAGTAATTGTTTATTTCCGCAAGGAAGGCAGAGCTTTGGGGGAAGTGACGAAGTTTTTGGTGTACAATGCCAGAAAACGGCAGGAAGGTGGCGATCGCGCTGATGCCTATTTTACTCGCACTGAATGTGTTGCGGGAGTTCAAGATATGCGGTTTCAAGAATTAATGCCAGACGTGCTGCACTGGTTGGGTATCTCTCGTATTGACAGTTTAGTTTCTATGAGCGATATGAAATACAATGCCATTATCAATTCTGGCATTCAGGTGGTCGATCGCATTCCGATTCCTGAAGATTGGATTCCCGCTGACGCACAAGTCGAAATCGTCGCCAAAAAAGCCGCTGGCTACTACACACCAGACCCTGTGCCAGATGCTACAATTCTTGCAGAAGCGATCGGACGCGATTTAGGAGACTGA
- a CDS encoding class I SAM-dependent methyltransferase, whose translation MQQLTNCPVCDSPKISFRNKAGDCEHPKEPLHWSLFGCDDCSVGFLNPQPTWQELIPYYPPDYLCYNTHVDDEDAVAEEAKRQGEHRHIPIPVGKRLLDVGCGGGSFLQVLKKLGVDVKGVEPGESAAAAARDAGLDVFTGTLEEYIAQHGTDEKFDVITCSHVLMATPTPARTLDRMRQLLAPNGYIWVAVPNAECESARVLGWRWHSAYFPRNIIQFTPKTLSKAGEVAGLQIRRQSTYSFPAAVAYSLCLRWRNRWFLPHKISSRFLSDNYVKRLAQELDARNEGEAIFMEFCHPQSLD comes from the coding sequence ATGCAACAACTCACAAATTGCCCTGTCTGCGATTCCCCAAAAATCAGCTTTCGCAACAAAGCGGGAGATTGCGAGCACCCTAAAGAACCGCTGCATTGGTCGCTCTTCGGCTGTGACGATTGCAGTGTGGGATTTCTCAATCCCCAACCTACCTGGCAGGAATTGATTCCTTATTATCCCCCAGATTATCTGTGCTACAACACTCACGTTGACGATGAAGACGCAGTAGCTGAAGAAGCAAAACGACAGGGCGAACACCGACACATTCCTATCCCTGTTGGCAAGCGGTTGTTGGACGTAGGATGCGGCGGAGGTTCTTTTTTACAAGTCTTAAAAAAACTGGGAGTTGACGTTAAAGGGGTTGAGCCTGGGGAATCGGCAGCAGCAGCAGCCCGCGATGCCGGACTCGATGTTTTTACAGGCACTTTGGAGGAGTATATTGCACAACACGGTACTGACGAAAAGTTTGATGTTATCACCTGTTCCCACGTTTTGATGGCAACACCAACGCCAGCACGAACGCTTGACCGTATGAGGCAATTGTTGGCACCTAACGGTTATATTTGGGTTGCCGTACCGAATGCTGAATGCGAATCGGCGCGCGTCCTCGGCTGGCGGTGGCACAGCGCTTATTTCCCCCGCAATATCATACAGTTCACTCCGAAAACTTTGAGTAAAGCAGGAGAAGTTGCTGGTTTACAAATTCGGCGACAGTCCACTTATTCTTTTCCGGCTGCGGTGGCTTATTCGCTTTGTTTGCGGTGGCGCAATCGCTGGTTTTTACCGCACAAAATTTCCAGCCGTTTCCTCTCGGATAATTATGTCAAGCGTCTGGCCCAGGAATTAGACGCGCGCAACGAAGGCGAGGCAATTTTCATGGAATTCTGCCACCCTCAAAGCCTGGATTGA
- a CDS encoding URC4/urg3 family protein, which translates to MKLNKVELETVEYLRTPAAIRQKCDRLFNLASENKLRYFRIDLSQLDTAANYVIDTTRQQYPDFQIPFHSRWRHFEAGNQPRLAELDAALAEFLPIEQAKIKFDLAIVSVLLDAGAGAQWQYCEAETAQVYRRSEGLAVSTFRMFCQGIFSSNPDFPLQADARGLAQLKLETLAAGFQVSRDNPLVGLTGRLELLQRLGNAICQDRLLFGSENPRPGNLAKYLLDSRVSGVKTVGCAEVLSAVLTGFGEIWPGRYAIAGVNLGDVWRHPALQGENLGDEFVPFHKLSQWLTYSLLEPLQELGLEVAGLDELTGLPEYRNGGLCLDIGLLLPKDAAVFTESYLPGSEVIVEWRSLTVIILDRIAAAMREKLHLSPRELPLVKILQGGTWAAGRKIAGELRAGGVPPIQIESDGTVF; encoded by the coding sequence ATGAAGTTGAATAAAGTTGAACTTGAGACTGTAGAATATCTGAGAACGCCGGCTGCGATTCGCCAAAAGTGCGATCGGCTTTTTAATTTAGCCTCCGAAAATAAACTCCGCTACTTCCGCATCGATTTATCCCAACTCGACACAGCAGCAAACTACGTAATCGACACCACGCGCCAACAGTATCCCGACTTTCAGATTCCCTTCCACAGTCGCTGGCGACATTTTGAAGCAGGCAACCAACCGCGTCTCGCCGAATTGGATGCAGCTTTAGCAGAATTTTTGCCGATCGAACAAGCTAAGATCAAATTTGATTTAGCAATTGTCAGCGTTTTACTCGATGCAGGCGCTGGTGCCCAGTGGCAGTATTGCGAGGCAGAAACTGCACAGGTTTACCGCCGTTCAGAAGGATTAGCTGTATCCACTTTTCGGATGTTTTGTCAAGGTATTTTTTCCAGCAATCCCGATTTTCCTTTGCAAGCTGATGCGCGGGGACTTGCTCAATTAAAACTAGAAACCTTAGCTGCTGGATTTCAGGTAAGTCGAGACAATCCGCTAGTTGGTTTAACAGGCAGATTAGAATTGTTGCAGCGTTTGGGAAATGCGATTTGCCAGGATCGGTTATTATTTGGCAGCGAAAACCCGCGTCCCGGGAATTTGGCAAAATATTTGCTCGACAGTCGGGTTTCGGGAGTCAAAACTGTGGGTTGTGCTGAAGTGTTGAGCGCTGTTTTGACTGGTTTTGGGGAAATTTGGCCGGGAAGATATGCGATTGCTGGTGTGAATTTAGGCGATGTTTGGCGGCATCCGGCGTTACAAGGAGAAAATTTGGGGGATGAATTTGTGCCTTTTCACAAACTCTCGCAGTGGTTGACTTATTCGCTGTTGGAACCTCTGCAAGAGCTTGGTTTGGAAGTCGCCGGATTGGATGAGTTGACGGGATTGCCGGAGTACCGTAACGGTGGTTTGTGTTTGGATATCGGGCTGCTGCTGCCAAAAGATGCGGCTGTTTTTACAGAGAGTTATTTGCCTGGTTCTGAGGTGATAGTTGAATGGCGATCGCTCACTGTGATTATTTTAGATCGAATTGCTGCTGCTATGCGAGAAAAGCTGCATTTGAGTCCGAGAGAATTGCCGCTGGTGAAGATTTTGCAAGGGGGAACTTGGGCGGCGGGGCGGAAAATTGCCGGGGAGTTAAGGGCTGGGGGGGTGCCGCCGATTCAGATTGAAAGTGATGGGACTGTGTTTTAA
- a CDS encoding DUF4360 domain-containing protein — protein sequence MKFVKLLLATVLTTAAVSPALAATPSVQILGASYGGSGCPDRSASVTVSPDGQELSILFDKFAAQGNVSTETRKSCNLSIPIKVPQGFQISIYDADYRGYVAPRTTGNLRAEYFFAGNRGPVFSRTFSGETNYNVRDSLATVADVWSRCGDSVNMRVNASMTAKGAGTATVDSFDLAHRGLVYHVKYRTCR from the coding sequence ATGAAGTTTGTAAAACTCTTGCTAGCCACAGTATTAACAACTGCTGCCGTCAGCCCCGCCCTAGCCGCTACTCCATCAGTTCAAATATTAGGTGCAAGCTACGGAGGTAGCGGTTGCCCCGATCGCTCCGCCAGCGTCACAGTCAGCCCAGACGGTCAAGAACTCAGCATTTTATTTGATAAATTTGCCGCCCAAGGAAACGTCTCAACAGAAACCCGGAAAAGCTGCAATCTGAGCATTCCAATCAAAGTACCCCAAGGCTTCCAAATTTCGATATACGATGCCGATTACCGCGGCTACGTTGCTCCTAGAACGACAGGAAACCTGCGAGCAGAATACTTTTTTGCAGGCAACCGGGGCCCAGTTTTTTCTCGGACTTTCAGCGGAGAAACCAACTACAACGTTCGAGATAGCTTAGCAACTGTAGCTGATGTTTGGTCTCGCTGCGGCGACAGTGTAAATATGCGAGTGAATGCCTCGATGACAGCCAAGGGCGCAGGAACAGCAACCGTTGACTCCTTCGATTTAGCCCATCGCGGTTTAGTTTATCACGTCAAATACCGCACTTGCCGCTAA
- the queC gene encoding 7-cyano-7-deazaguanine synthase QueC has protein sequence MKAVILLSGGLDSSTVLYQAKADGCECYAISFDYQQRHRRELESARAIALSANVKAHQVVNFDLRLWGGSALTDNQMELPIDRNLTEMSQNIPITYVPARNTIFLSFALAYAETLGAQRIYIGVNALDYSGYPDCRLDYIQAMQEVFRLGSKQGREGEAIKIVTPLIELKKTEIIELGNKLGVPWEQTWSCYAGGESACGVCDSCRLRLAAFEELGLKDPVLYA, from the coding sequence GTGAAAGCAGTTATTTTATTGTCGGGAGGGCTGGATTCCTCAACAGTTTTGTATCAAGCAAAAGCCGACGGCTGCGAGTGTTACGCGATTTCCTTTGACTACCAGCAAAGGCACCGGCGGGAGTTGGAATCAGCAAGGGCGATCGCACTTTCAGCCAATGTTAAGGCACATCAGGTGGTAAACTTTGACCTGAGGCTGTGGGGCGGTTCGGCTTTGACGGACAATCAGATGGAATTGCCGATCGATCGCAACCTGACAGAAATGTCGCAAAACATCCCCATTACCTACGTTCCAGCTAGAAATACGATTTTTCTCAGCTTTGCGCTCGCCTACGCCGAAACCCTAGGAGCTCAGCGAATTTACATCGGCGTTAACGCTTTAGATTATTCCGGCTATCCCGACTGTCGCCTCGATTACATCCAAGCAATGCAGGAAGTCTTTCGGTTGGGAAGCAAGCAGGGAAGGGAAGGAGAAGCTATTAAAATTGTAACACCTTTAATTGAACTAAAAAAAACAGAAATTATTGAATTGGGTAACAAGTTGGGAGTGCCTTGGGAGCAAACTTGGTCTTGTTATGCAGGCGGCGAAAGTGCCTGCGGTGTTTGCGATTCTTGTCGGCTGCGGTTGGCGGCTTTTGAAGAATTGGGGTTGAAAGATCCGGTTCTTTATGCTTAA